In Candidatus Electrothrix scaldis, the genomic window CCCAGACCTTTCAATCGAGAGAGCAGCTTGAGAGCCTACCTTTCCTCTGAGTTTTTCCATTATCAAATACTTAAATGAGTTGTCTTGTGTCGCCTCTCCGTCAATATGCGTGATAACATCACCTTTCTGCACACCACTTGTCTCAGCTGGCATCTCACTTAATACATCAAGAACAACTAGCGGTCCCATATGTGTTTTTAAAGCCGGGTCATATAGCTGAGCTACTTTCAGGCCAAGACCACCAAATTTGTTCCCATCCGCGTGAGATAAAGTTACCCCACACAAAAAAATCAAGAACGTAGTTACAATAAGAATACAAGTCCTCTTGTTCATTTGCGCCTCCAATTTATTA contains:
- a CDS encoding PDZ domain-containing protein, which translates into the protein MNKRTCILIVTTFLIFLCGVTLSHADGNKFGGLGLKVAQLYDPALKTHMGPLVVLDVLSEMPAETSGVQKGDVITHIDGEATQDNSFKYLIMEKLRGKVGSQAALSIERSGVSEPLNVSLTRVEISSSSKDKSS